The Kordia sp. SMS9 genome window below encodes:
- a CDS encoding radical SAM protein — MHFNRLVLKVASRCNLNCSYCFMYNLGDTSFRNQPKFMKESMIPHIVTRVANYLKEYPQEVFTFTFHGGEPLLIDKSFFGKFIRQAESLQEWFPDTTFEYNVQTNGVLIDDEWAAVLKEHNIFPGVSLDGTKKAHDMYRKDHKENGSYDDVIRGLQLLKRKLGFVSVISVMNIDESAETTYTHLTDISSDYVNFLLPDYTHDSFPYPPKAMGKWLIELYDLWIQDENRPIIPFFNGLTNAILGSQKIARHEAHALVIETNGDIEAIDSLKGCGENFTKTNMNVFSHDFKEIVQLPLGKLYFEESTEKLCSKCLECPVVSVCRGGRLVHRHKKENGFNNPSVYCEDMILMISHIQNTMMELVPSMYDDSISKMDALEIIDYLNTLDVENLEDLYKKDLEFFSVV; from the coding sequence ATGCATTTCAACCGTTTAGTTTTAAAAGTTGCCAGTCGCTGTAATTTGAATTGCTCGTACTGTTTTATGTATAATTTGGGCGATACTTCTTTTCGAAATCAACCAAAATTCATGAAAGAAAGTATGATTCCGCATATTGTGACGCGTGTGGCGAATTATTTGAAAGAATATCCGCAAGAAGTGTTCACCTTTACGTTTCACGGCGGCGAACCTTTGTTGATTGACAAATCTTTTTTTGGGAAATTTATCCGTCAGGCGGAAAGTTTACAAGAATGGTTTCCTGACACTACTTTTGAATACAATGTACAAACCAACGGCGTTTTGATTGATGATGAATGGGCAGCAGTTTTAAAGGAACACAACATATTTCCAGGTGTAAGTTTAGACGGCACAAAAAAAGCGCACGATATGTATCGGAAAGATCACAAAGAAAATGGCAGTTATGATGATGTCATTCGCGGTTTACAATTACTCAAACGCAAACTAGGTTTTGTCTCTGTAATTAGTGTAATGAATATTGACGAATCGGCTGAAACAACGTATACACATTTAACAGACATTTCCTCAGATTACGTAAATTTCTTATTGCCCGACTATACGCATGATAGTTTCCCGTACCCACCAAAAGCGATGGGGAAATGGTTGATTGAACTCTACGATTTATGGATTCAGGATGAAAACCGACCAATTATTCCGTTTTTTAACGGTTTGACGAATGCGATTTTAGGTTCGCAAAAAATTGCGCGTCATGAAGCACATGCATTGGTCATAGAAACCAATGGCGATATTGAAGCTATTGATTCTTTAAAAGGCTGCGGTGAAAACTTTACCAAAACCAATATGAATGTGTTTTCGCATGATTTTAAGGAAATTGTACAATTGCCGTTAGGAAAACTCTATTTTGAAGAAAGTACGGAAAAATTATGTTCCAAATGCTTAGAATGTCCTGTTGTAAGTGTTTGTCGCGGTGGACGTTTGGTGCATCGTCATAAAAAAGAAAATGGGTTCAACAATCCGTCCGTGTATTGTGAAGATATGATTCTAATGATTTCACACATTCAAAATACCATGATGGAACTCGTTCCAAGCATGTACGACGATAGCATTTCAAAAATGGACGCCTTGGAAATTATTGACTATCTAAATACACTCGATGTTGAGAACCTAGAAGATCTGTACAAAAAAGATTTGGAGTTTTTTAGTGTTGTTTGA
- the rpsA gene encoding 30S ribosomal protein S1: MAEENTNTDVQDVKNPEEFLANFNWHNYEEGIDQVEDEKLEEFEKLVAENFVDTDDDAVVDGTVVRMTDREAIIDINAKSEGVISLNEFRYNPDLKVGDKVEVLIDVREDRTGQLVLSHRKARTIKAWERVNSAHDKGEIVNGFVKCRTKGGMIVDVFGIEAFLPGSQIDVKPIRDYDQYVNKTMEFKVVKINHEFKNVVVSHKALIEADIEEQKKEIIGQLEKGQVLEGVVKNITSYGVFIDLGGVDGLIHITDLSWSRINHPNEVVELDQKLNVVILDFDDNKSRIQLGLKQLSAHPWEALDSELKIGDQVKGKVVVIADYGAFIEVAEGVEGLIHVSEMSWSTHLRSAQDFVKVGDEVEAKILTLDREDRKMSLGIKQMTPDPWTDITTKYPVGSKHTGTVRNFTNFGVFVELEEGIDGLIYISDLSWTKKVKHPSEFVTVGDQLEVLVLELDVDGRKLSLGHKQTTENPWDKYEGEFGVGTTHTAEITDTNDKGATVALNEDVVAFIPSRHLEKEDGKKLKKGETAEFRVIEFNKEFKRVVASHTAIFRAEEQKNVQAAAKKAQQSKDANTTTLGDINESLQKLKNKMEGK; the protein is encoded by the coding sequence ATGGCTGAAGAAAACACAAACACAGACGTTCAGGACGTTAAAAACCCTGAAGAATTCTTAGCAAATTTCAACTGGCACAATTACGAAGAAGGAATTGACCAAGTAGAAGACGAAAAGTTAGAAGAATTCGAAAAATTAGTAGCAGAAAATTTCGTTGATACAGATGATGATGCTGTCGTAGATGGAACTGTAGTAAGAATGACAGACAGAGAAGCGATTATTGACATAAACGCAAAATCTGAAGGTGTCATTTCTTTAAACGAATTTCGTTACAATCCAGACTTAAAAGTAGGAGACAAAGTAGAAGTATTAATTGACGTTCGTGAAGACAGAACAGGACAATTAGTATTATCTCACAGAAAAGCGAGAACCATCAAAGCATGGGAGCGTGTAAATAGTGCTCATGACAAAGGTGAAATCGTAAACGGTTTTGTAAAATGCAGAACTAAAGGTGGTATGATTGTAGACGTATTCGGAATTGAAGCGTTCTTGCCAGGATCTCAAATTGACGTGAAGCCAATTAGAGATTACGATCAGTATGTAAATAAAACAATGGAATTCAAAGTGGTTAAAATTAACCATGAATTCAAAAACGTGGTAGTTTCTCATAAAGCGCTTATCGAAGCAGATATCGAAGAGCAGAAGAAAGAAATTATCGGTCAATTAGAAAAAGGTCAAGTATTAGAAGGAGTTGTGAAAAACATTACTTCTTACGGTGTATTTATTGATCTTGGAGGTGTTGACGGATTGATCCACATTACAGATCTTTCTTGGTCTCGTATCAACCATCCAAATGAGGTTGTTGAGTTAGATCAGAAATTAAACGTTGTAATCCTTGACTTTGATGATAACAAATCAAGAATCCAATTAGGATTAAAGCAATTAAGCGCGCATCCTTGGGAAGCTTTAGATTCTGAATTAAAAATCGGAGATCAAGTAAAAGGAAAAGTGGTAGTTATTGCTGATTACGGTGCATTTATCGAAGTTGCAGAAGGTGTTGAAGGATTAATTCACGTTTCTGAAATGTCTTGGTCTACACACTTACGTTCGGCTCAAGATTTCGTAAAAGTTGGAGATGAAGTAGAAGCTAAAATCTTAACGTTAGATAGAGAAGATCGTAAAATGTCACTTGGTATCAAGCAAATGACGCCAGATCCATGGACTGATATTACAACAAAATATCCTGTAGGTTCTAAACACACAGGAACGGTACGTAACTTCACTAACTTTGGTGTATTCGTAGAATTAGAAGAAGGTATTGATGGATTAATTTACATCTCAGATTTATCTTGGACTAAGAAAGTGAAGCATCCATCTGAGTTTGTTACGGTTGGAGATCAATTAGAAGTATTGGTATTAGAATTAGACGTAGATGGACGTAAATTAAGTTTAGGTCACAAACAAACTACAGAAAATCCTTGGGACAAGTATGAAGGTGAGTTTGGTGTAGGAACTACGCACACTGCTGAGATTACTGATACAAATGACAAAGGTGCTACAGTTGCCTTAAACGAAGATGTAGTAGCGTTCATTCCTTCTCGTCACTTAGAAAAAGAAGACGGAAAGAAATTGAAGAAAGGCGAAACTGCTGAATTCAGAGTTATTGAATTTAACAAAGAATTCAAAAGAGTCGTTGCTTCTCATACAGCAATCTTCAGAGCAGAAGAGCAAAAGAATGTTCAAGCTGCGGCGAAGAAAGCACAGCAATCTAAAGATGCTAATACAACTACGTTGGGAGACATCAACGAATCTTTACAGAAATTAAAGAACAAAATGGAAGGAAAATAA
- the lon gene encoding endopeptidase La, translating to MSETKFLNMDSLSFQSIDEDAELIPLMTPEDEEEINREELPATLPILPLRNTVLFPGVVIPITAGRDTSIQLIKDANNGGKVIGVVAQKDEAVENPTLEDINTLGTVARILRVLQMPDGNTTIIIQGKKRFEVDTLLQETPYMEATVKEVPETRPDKDDEEFTAILDSIKEIALQIIKESPNIPSEASFAIQNIESSSFLINFISSNMNLTVKEKQELLAVKDLKQRALATLKSMNLEMQKLELKNDIQSKVRHDLDQQQREYFLHQQMKTIQEELGGGVSHEQEAEDMRTRAKKKKWDEKVKKHFDKELAKMQRMNPQVAEYSIQRNYLELFLDLPWNEFSKDKFDLKRAQTILDRDHAGLEDVKKRIIEYLAVLKLRNDMKSPILCLYGPPGVGKTSLGKSIAEALGREYVRISLGGLRDEAEIRGHRKTYIGAMPGRIIQSLKKAGTSNPVFVLDEIDKLSSSHNGDPSSAMLEVLDPEQNTEFYDNFLEMGYDLSKVMFIATANSLSTIQPALRDRMEIINVTGYTTEEKVEIGGKHLLEKQLKEHGLTSKDLKIGKKQLEKIVEGYTRESGVRGLEKQIAKMVRYAAKSIAMEEKYEKKVTNAIVEEVLGPARMERSKYENNDVAGVVTGLAWTSVGGDILFIESILSKGKGTLSITGNLGKVMKESATIAMEYMKSNADFLGVKPEIFSKYNVHIHVPEGATPKDGPSAGITMLTSLVSLFTQKKVKKDIAMTGEITLRGKVLPVGGIKEKILAAKRAGIKEIILCAQNRRDILEIKESYLKGLTFHYVTEMSEVIKHAITDAPVKNAKTLSVD from the coding sequence ATGAGTGAGACAAAGTTTTTAAATATGGACAGTTTGTCATTTCAATCCATTGATGAAGATGCGGAATTGATTCCGTTAATGACGCCCGAAGATGAAGAAGAAATTAATAGGGAAGAACTGCCAGCAACACTACCAATACTACCGCTTCGAAATACCGTATTATTTCCAGGCGTTGTGATTCCAATTACTGCTGGACGCGATACATCTATTCAACTAATTAAAGATGCTAATAATGGCGGAAAAGTGATTGGAGTAGTGGCACAAAAAGATGAAGCAGTTGAAAATCCAACCTTAGAAGATATCAATACGTTAGGGACAGTAGCGCGTATTTTACGTGTGTTACAAATGCCAGACGGAAATACAACCATCATTATTCAAGGAAAAAAGCGTTTTGAAGTAGATACATTATTGCAAGAAACGCCATACATGGAAGCAACGGTGAAAGAAGTGCCAGAAACACGACCAGACAAGGATGATGAAGAGTTTACGGCGATTTTAGATTCTATTAAAGAGATTGCATTACAAATTATAAAGGAAAGTCCAAACATTCCGTCAGAAGCTTCTTTTGCGATTCAAAATATTGAAAGTTCTTCGTTTTTGATCAATTTTATATCTTCAAATATGAACTTGACAGTGAAAGAAAAGCAAGAATTGTTAGCTGTGAAAGATTTGAAGCAACGCGCCTTGGCAACGTTGAAAAGTATGAACTTGGAAATGCAGAAGCTGGAATTGAAAAATGACATTCAGTCCAAAGTTCGCCACGATTTAGATCAGCAACAGCGAGAATATTTCTTGCATCAGCAAATGAAAACCATTCAAGAAGAATTGGGTGGCGGCGTTTCGCATGAACAAGAAGCAGAAGACATGCGCACACGTGCCAAAAAGAAAAAGTGGGACGAAAAGGTGAAGAAGCACTTTGATAAGGAATTGGCAAAAATGCAACGCATGAATCCACAAGTTGCCGAATATTCCATTCAGCGCAATTATTTGGAGTTGTTTTTAGATTTACCTTGGAATGAATTCAGCAAAGATAAATTTGACCTAAAAAGGGCACAAACGATCTTAGACCGCGATCATGCTGGTTTGGAAGATGTAAAAAAACGGATCATAGAATATTTGGCAGTACTCAAACTGCGCAACGATATGAAATCGCCCATTTTATGTTTGTATGGACCTCCGGGTGTTGGAAAAACATCCTTAGGAAAATCTATTGCAGAAGCGTTGGGAAGAGAATATGTGCGTATTTCTCTTGGCGGATTGCGTGATGAAGCAGAAATTCGCGGACATCGTAAAACCTATATTGGCGCCATGCCAGGACGAATTATTCAAAGTTTGAAAAAAGCAGGAACGTCAAATCCTGTGTTTGTATTGGATGAAATTGACAAGCTTTCTAGCAGTCACAATGGCGATCCGTCGTCTGCGATGTTGGAAGTGTTGGATCCAGAACAGAATACGGAGTTTTACGATAATTTCTTAGAAATGGGCTACGATTTGTCGAAAGTAATGTTTATAGCCACGGCAAACAGTTTAAGTACCATTCAGCCAGCGTTGCGCGATCGTATGGAAATCATCAACGTAACAGGTTATACTACGGAAGAAAAAGTAGAAATTGGAGGAAAACATCTGTTGGAAAAACAATTAAAAGAACACGGACTTACGTCGAAAGATTTAAAAATAGGGAAGAAGCAACTCGAAAAAATTGTAGAAGGATACACACGTGAAAGTGGCGTACGTGGACTGGAAAAGCAAATTGCTAAAATGGTGCGTTATGCGGCAAAATCCATTGCCATGGAAGAAAAATACGAGAAAAAAGTGACCAATGCGATTGTAGAAGAAGTTTTAGGACCTGCACGCATGGAACGCAGCAAATATGAAAATAATGATGTAGCGGGTGTGGTGACAGGATTGGCGTGGACAAGCGTTGGCGGTGATATTTTATTTATAGAATCTATCTTATCTAAAGGAAAAGGAACGCTTTCCATTACAGGAAACTTAGGGAAAGTGATGAAAGAATCTGCAACAATTGCCATGGAATACATGAAATCCAACGCAGACTTTTTAGGTGTGAAACCTGAAATTTTCTCTAAATACAATGTGCACATTCACGTTCCGGAAGGTGCGACACCAAAAGATGGACCAAGTGCTGGAATTACCATGTTAACTTCCTTAGTTTCTTTATTCACACAGAAAAAAGTGAAAAAAGATATTGCCATGACAGGCGAAATTACCTTGCGAGGAAAAGTGTTGCCTGTTGGCGGAATTAAAGAAAAAATCTTAGCCGCGAAACGTGCAGGTATCAAAGAAATTATTTTGTGCGCACAGAACAGGCGTGATATTTTAGAAATCAAAGAATCCTATTTAAAAGGACTTACATTTCATTACGTAACCGAAATGAGCGAAGTGATAAAACACGCCATTACAGATGCGCCTGTAAAGAATGCAAAAACGTTGTCAGTAGACTAA
- the cmk gene encoding (d)CMP kinase, whose product MKKIIIAIDGFSSTGKSTIAKQLAKQLAYIYVDTGAMYRAVTLYAMRKGYITDDDFSENDLVADLHNIHLNFIYNDALGFAEMYLNDENVEKEIRTLAVSDHVSKVAAVPEVRYQLVKQQQKMGEDKGIVMDGRDIGTVVFPEAELKLFMTASPEKRAIRRYKELIEKGDDVKYEDVLRNVQNRDYIDSHREDSPLRQAEGAIAIDNSDMGLKEQFERILNLVKRTINV is encoded by the coding sequence ATGAAAAAAATTATCATTGCCATTGATGGTTTCTCATCCACAGGAAAAAGTACGATTGCTAAACAACTGGCTAAACAACTCGCTTATATTTATGTAGATACGGGCGCCATGTATCGTGCGGTGACTTTGTATGCAATGCGCAAAGGATATATTACTGACGATGATTTTTCTGAAAACGATTTGGTGGCAGATTTACACAACATTCATCTCAACTTTATATATAATGATGCGTTAGGCTTCGCCGAAATGTACTTAAATGATGAAAATGTGGAGAAAGAAATTAGAACCTTAGCAGTTTCTGACCATGTGAGCAAAGTGGCGGCTGTTCCAGAAGTTCGGTATCAATTGGTAAAGCAACAACAGAAAATGGGCGAAGATAAAGGCATTGTGATGGACGGACGTGATATTGGAACTGTTGTTTTTCCGGAAGCAGAATTAAAACTCTTTATGACAGCTTCCCCAGAAAAAAGAGCTATACGGCGTTACAAAGAACTGATTGAAAAAGGAGATGATGTTAAATACGAAGATGTGTTACGAAATGTGCAAAATCGCGATTATATAGATTCGCACCGAGAAGATTCACCTTTACGACAAGCAGAAGGTGCTATTGCTATTGATAATAGCGACATGGGACTGAAAGAGCAGTTTGAACGAATTTTGAATTTGGTAAAACGAACTATAAACGTATGA
- the porQ gene encoding type IX secretion system protein PorQ, with amino-acid sequence MQKKILFSFFLFMTTLASAQIGGRYTYQFLNLVSSPRQAALGGKVITNYDKDVNQALFNPATINYRMDNQLSVNYVNYLGDVNYGSAAYAYTWDRRVQTFHAGVTYVSYGQFDGYDEQGNSTGSFTGNEVALSLGYAYNIPRTDIHVGVNTKFISSKLEQYNSFGGAVDLGMMYINEELEFNVALVARNLGFQFTTYAGLQEQLPFELILGLSQKLEHVPIRWHVTFENLQEWNIAFANPNRAEQSIEGGTTEEEVTFFQNIIRRTIVGVELFPDRGFNIRLGYNFRRGEELKIIDQRNFSGITAGFGLRINKLKFDYTYARYAIAANTSMFGVTINLQ; translated from the coding sequence ATGCAGAAAAAGATCCTCTTTTCCTTTTTTTTGTTTATGACTACGCTAGCTTCCGCACAAATCGGAGGTAGATACACGTACCAGTTTTTAAACTTAGTTTCTTCGCCAAGACAAGCCGCTTTGGGAGGAAAAGTGATTACGAATTATGATAAAGATGTGAATCAGGCATTGTTCAATCCTGCGACGATTAATTATAGAATGGACAATCAACTGTCTGTAAATTACGTCAATTATTTAGGAGATGTCAATTATGGTTCTGCTGCTTATGCTTATACGTGGGACAGAAGAGTGCAAACTTTTCATGCAGGAGTTACCTATGTGTCTTACGGTCAGTTTGACGGATATGACGAACAAGGGAATTCTACGGGAAGCTTTACAGGAAATGAAGTTGCGTTGTCGTTAGGATATGCATATAATATTCCAAGAACGGACATTCATGTAGGTGTCAATACAAAATTTATTAGTTCCAAATTAGAGCAATACAATTCTTTTGGCGGCGCTGTTGATTTGGGAATGATGTATATAAATGAAGAATTGGAATTTAATGTCGCGCTTGTTGCACGAAATTTAGGTTTTCAATTTACAACCTATGCAGGATTGCAAGAGCAATTGCCCTTTGAATTGATCTTAGGATTGTCGCAAAAATTAGAACATGTTCCAATTCGCTGGCATGTTACTTTTGAAAATTTACAGGAATGGAATATTGCCTTTGCCAATCCAAACAGAGCTGAGCAATCTATTGAAGGCGGAACTACCGAAGAAGAAGTTACGTTTTTCCAAAATATCATTCGCCGTACGATTGTGGGTGTAGAATTGTTTCCAGACAGAGGATTCAATATTCGCTTAGGATATAACTTCCGTAGAGGTGAAGAATTGAAAATTATAGACCAACGTAATTTTTCAGGAATTACGGCTGGTTTTGGACTTCGAATCAACAAACTCAAATTTGATTACACCTATGCACGTTATGCCATTGCTGCCAATACCAGCATGTTTGGTGTAACGATCAACTTACAATAA
- a CDS encoding LysM peptidoglycan-binding domain-containing protein, translating to MSVKAKYQGVLDLGQELNIQNGNVEEADGVLKITGTAGTQYEKNLLWDKIKELGGELPQDIDAHIEVADDSVFHRHTVASGDTLGKIAKQYYGKANQYHAIFKANGDILDNPDVIHPGQELVIPHLS from the coding sequence ATGAGTGTAAAAGCTAAATATCAAGGTGTTTTGGACCTTGGACAAGAATTAAATATTCAAAATGGAAATGTTGAAGAAGCGGATGGCGTTTTAAAAATAACTGGAACTGCTGGAACACAATACGAAAAGAACCTACTTTGGGATAAAATTAAAGAACTTGGAGGAGAATTGCCACAAGATATTGATGCACATATTGAAGTAGCTGATGATTCAGTTTTTCACCGTCACACCGTAGCAAGCGGAGATACATTAGGAAAAATTGCAAAACAGTATTACGGAAAAGCAAATCAATACCATGCTATTTTTAAAGCAAACGGAGATATTTTGGACAATCCAGATGTGATTCATCCAGGACAAGAATTGGTCATTCCGCATTTATCGTAA